In Cryptomeria japonica chromosome 10, Sugi_1.0, whole genome shotgun sequence, a genomic segment contains:
- the LOC131064812 gene encoding probable carboxylesterase 15 → MGVQAVAEKGNEKKVPSLVENFAGLLELFEDGSILRTDHHLAMNVPPCEKPGPEDGGVASRDVVIKEELGIWVRIYLPIATLSKLPLLLYFHGGGFCFLSPAFIFPHRFCLKLAATIGAIVVSVNYRLAPEHRLPAAYDDAMEVLHWLRSSHSHSDPWLNAYADFSSVFLVGESSGGNIVHHLLLRTASVIHGKGSSEDSDSWDDEDELDIRGAILLQPFFGAQERTQSEILCPVDSQLDVQVCDTLWRLALPMGSSRDHPFSNPIKYLQLELPLPPMLVVLGGKDCLCDRGVEYYEAIRNSGKCKRIDLMLFEGEEHGFHHAQGNEEAHDNLNYTRLMRQAALFVSSNRDNGPL, encoded by the coding sequence ATGGGTGTACAAGCAGTAGCAGAAAAAGGAAATGAAAAGAAAGTGCCAAGTTTGGTAGAAAACTTTGCGGGGCTCCTTGAACTGTTCGAAGATGGATCCATACTTCGCACAGACCACCATCTGGCGATGAATGTTCCTCCTTGTGAAAAGCCCGGCCCAGAAGATGGTGGTGTTGCGAGCAGAGATGTTGTAATAAAGGAGGAACTTGGCATCTGGGTCAGAATCTACCTTCCAATTGCCACCCTCTCCAAATTACCCCTTTTGCTCTATTTCCATGGCGGGGGATTTTGTTTCCTTTCTCCTGCTTTTATTTTTCCCCATCGTTTTTGCCTGAAGTTGGCTGCCACCATTGGAGCCATAGTCGTTTCTGTGAATTACAGGTTGGCTCCAGAACATCGCCTTCCTGCTGCCTACGATGACGCCATGGAAGTACTTCACTGGCTTCGATCCTCGCACTCTCACTCTGACCCCTGGTTAAACGCCTATGCCGATTTTAGCAGCGTGTTTCTCGTTGGAGAGAGTTCTGGAGGCAATATTGTGCACCATCTTCTATTGCGAACTGCTTCTGTCATTCATGGTAAGGGAAGCTCAGAAGACTCGGACTCGTGGGATGACGAAGATGAATTGGACATCAGGGGAGCAATATTACTTCAGCCATTCTTTGGAGCACAAGAACGCACACAATCGGAAATTCTTTGTCCAGTGGACTCGCAGTTAGACGTACAAGTTTGTGATACGTTGTGGAGGTTGGCATTACCGATGGGAAGCAGCAGAGATCATCCATTTAGCAACCCCATTAAGTACCTGCAATTAGAGCTGCCTCTGCCTCCCATGTTGGTTGTTTTGGGAGGTAAGGATTGCTTGTGCGACAGAGGTGTGGAGTACTATGAAGCCATCCGAAACTCTGGTAAGTGCAAGCGTATTGATTTGATGTTATTTGAAGGAGAAGAGCATGGATTCCATCATGCACAAGGAAATGAAGAAGCTCATGATAACCTCAACTACACCAGGCTGATGCGCCAGGCAGCTCTCTTTGTTTCTTCCAACCGCGATAATGGCCCTCTTTAA